gagttttaaaactatggttggctcaagatacgaatggccaacttctgaacatttggtgtctctgggccaaaaaagttccaccaatgatctgagtttgaaatgagaaaaataaataaaatcagtctcactcatgaactcatttaacaagttacaatatagtattgaataaaactaaaattaagcctaacaatttatttttacctggcatcatagttgttctAGCGTGTTTGGCaacaggacgagagaaggtctccccttgtgcatctgagaacatctgtagctctcgaaaaaggtctatctgagaaATACTggcaggtcccatcttctccatgattgcatatagcccattaaggacctccgcatcagccttgaaagaagggataaaaacggaatgccggattcagataataggctgctgcatggatgggcctatgtagctgatgatgccatctcctatcaatgatctcccaaatgggaccatacttgctctcatctgctccatagacgaatttgatggcctccttcgccctatccatgccctcatatatatagcccattgcgggcttatctccatccgcaactcgcaacaaaaccaccaagggcttaacaaactgcaaaattgaaaatattgtgtaatttagaaaaatgagcaaataagagaatacatataataacttataaaacatgaagctaaattgtagaatttataaaaaaattaccttcactatctcatcacaagggacccaaaagccttgctcatcaaaaatgcagtctgccatctctatccctgcaggggtggtagcataggatgaggaagaccactcctcaccaacaatcatacgtctcaaggcaggcttagacctaagcatggactgcaatgtgaggaagtttgtggcaaatcttgtgattcctggacgatgcaactccttctgctctgtgtattgtctcataagagccaacacccatgaatgattatatacaaatttgcagacatttcttgccctttctacacatctcttgacccatgggatttttccaatatcctccaacatgaggtcaatgcaatgagcagcacatggagtccaaactatagatgggtgcctctccatcaatagtctacctgcagcaacataatttgttgcattgtaaattgtaattaatggaggtacaaactacaagatagtaattaatttgcaaacaaaattagtttgtaatcaaaagtttacccgcagcaacataatttgctgcattgtcggtcaccacctgtaccacgttctcctcacccacatcttcaatcacctcctctatctgctcacataggtaggtggcattcttgcaatgggtggaggcatcaatggacttgatgaaaacggtgccccctgaaataaaaaaattaagctaggtcaatgatcattcaataaaccattagataaaaaataaaaaattaaagactatatgaaactaaaattaatcaatcacctgcggaagaaacaagaaaattaaggagagttctatttctcctatccgtccaaccatcagtcatgatggtgcagcctttagtgctccatatgtggcgttgttcatctaaatcctttttcacatcatccaccatttgagacaaaatgggtcccctcaaatcactctcactaggggctttgaaccccgccccgcatatggtaatggcatcaaccatttgttgccaataaggagacctgttgcaaagaaactcaatgagataagtataaaaattcaatgagataagttaactataaaaattaaaacaatcaaagttatcaaacataaaagtaaaacattcacctggctacaaagaatggaatacagctgtagctccaaaacctgccaattgccattttagcagcatcatggacctccttgttccaacccatgccctcaagcgacggttgggacccaggagtagtgcgaggcacaaagaaggaatccaacctagatttacgaatcctaggtccaatggtaacattcccactatgactactagtggtaggagcatgagaagtggcagtggcagtggcactgccacttatagaagcagaagcagaaacggaagcaccagcagtagcaaactgagtgggacgatatggaggtaaggaagaagggcctccaacacaacctaactgtgtccctcttcctaaaactgtctctctcccaatggccgctcgatcctccttttgtttcttttttctttcaatctcctcaaccattacataacaatcacgtatGGCCTCAGAGACTGCTTTTgggcatggttcggcatcatgtccacgcacaccagcaatatggtatttcagcctatatatacctccatggaatattgttttgcaaaacatacattttgtttgcccctttccttgccctggaaaatcttcatgatatttccaagcagggtcctttctcatggggggtctagaagctgaagtagacattttaggatagttttgtgaaagttgaagctgaggcaaataataaagtgaagtttgctgcaataaaacattacaaatacaaaataaaattaatacatacattcaaaaaaactaaagtagggtttgtaaatttttttttttttaaattgtagggtttgtcaaaccctacaatttaaaaaaaaaaaaatttacaaaccctacatacaaccctacatggtacaactacatactacatgctacatacaaattacaaacatacaaaagatcttgcatacaagaaaatataaaactttcaaaataaataaatagaaaatggaatttttggatataagaaacaaaataatgttaaaaaaaacaatcttacctcttacaacaagcttgaaatgagctacaaactcttcctatccaactcttgatgcaccaaatcgaaacacaatgcagctc
The nucleotide sequence above comes from Cryptomeria japonica chromosome 11, Sugi_1.0, whole genome shotgun sequence. Encoded proteins:
- the LOC131069702 gene encoding uncharacterized protein LOC131069702 translates to MYVLILFCICNVLLQQTSLYYLPQLQLSQNYPKMSTSASRPPMRKDPAWKYHEDFPGQGKGQTKCMFCKTIFHGGIYRLKYHIAGVRGHDAEPCPKAVSEAIRDCYVMVEEIERKKKQKEDRAAIGRETVLGRGTQLGCVGGPSSLPPYRPTQFATAGASVSASASISGSATATATSHAPTTSSHSGNVTIGPRIRKSRLDSFFVPRTTPGSQPSLEGMGWNKEVHDAAKMAIGRFWSYSCIPFFVARSPYWQQMVDAITICGAGFKAPSESDLRGPILSQMVDDVKKDLDEQRHIWSTKGCTIMTDGWTDRRNRTLLNFLVSSAGGTVFIKSIDASTHCKNATYLCEQIEEVIEDVGEENVVQVVTDNAANYVAAGRLLMERHPSIVWTPCAAHCIDLMLEDIGKIPWVKRCVERARNVCKFVYNHSWVLALMRQYTEQKELHRPGITRFATNFLTLQSMLRSKPALRRMIVGEEWSSSSYATTPAGIEMADCIFDEQGFWVPCDEIVKFVKPLVVLLRVADGDKPAMGYIYEGMDRAKEAIKFVYGADESKYGPIWEIIDRRWHHQLHRPIHAAAYYLNPAFRFYPFFQG